One genomic region from Populus nigra chromosome 8, ddPopNigr1.1, whole genome shotgun sequence encodes:
- the LOC133702428 gene encoding zinc finger protein CONSTANS-LIKE 15-like, which yields MVTHNSKTKETVPCDFCSEQTAVLYCKADSAKLCLFCDQHVHSANLLSRKHVRAQICDNCNSELVSVRCATDNLVLCQECDWDAHGSCSVSASHDRTTIEGFSGCPTALDLASIWGFDLEEKKQEPLIEKWSTNSCGVVHDLVNEPWVYNKSSGNFSFQDLMVPNENSNNGNRNVDNVMVFGNVSKSPSCGKYKHVIYKQLVELLKRDLMGGGGGGGGGGEGGVGGDDEGGDFGDGEGCDFGGGDGREGENLVPETQSRSAWREGVGFGNGNGGRFGNDNVGGDGSDGNVRGEQLLHEQMPFTSLLMLPTEVGVKSNGKLVGEDIMWDSNANAHGTQIWDFHLGQLRSHDESGQLEIEYGANDAGFVIKNFGEPMKETSLTNTKMLGNMYQMNCSIVHDDMASFNNNLNNNLTSSQGPATSESNNLPIAKVLSGTAFCKPKCSGSSKDVQFMEQSILVRGEGFRTEAATKVDMELLVRNRGDAMQRYKEKKKTRRYDKHIRYESRKARADTRKRVKGRFVKTTEAPDC from the exons ATGGTTACCCACAATTCAAAGACCAAAGAAACAGTACCATGTGATTTCTGCAGTGAACAAACTGCAGTTCTTTACTGCAAAGCCGACTCCGCAAAACTTTGTTTATTCTGCGATCAACATGTCCACTCCGCAAACCTTCTCTCACGCAAGCATGTCCGCGCACAGATCTGCGACAATTGCAACTCGGAGCTTGTTTCTGTCCGCTGCGCAACTGACAATTTGGTACTCTGTCAAGAGTGTGATTGGGATGCTCACGGTAGTTGTTCTGTGTCCGCTTCACACGATCGTACTACTATTGAAGGGTTTTCCGGTTGTCCCACAGCTCTTGATTTGGCTTCTATATGGGGTTTTGATTTGGAAGAGAAGAAGCAGGAGCCGTTGATTGAAAAATGGAGTACTAATAGTTGTGGGGTCGTCCATGATTTGGTGAATGAGCCTTGGGTTTATAATAAATCTAGTGGTAATTTTAGTTTTCAGGACTTGATGGTGCCAAATGAAAACAGTAATAATGGTAATAGGAATGTTGACAATGTTATGGTTTTTGGAAATGTGAGCAAGAGTCCAAGTTGTGGGAAATACAAGCATGTGATATATAAGCAGTTGGTGGAGTTGTTAAAGAGGGATTTGATGGGgggtggcggcggcggcggcggcggcggcgagGGTGGTGTTGGTGGTGATGATGAGGGTGGTGATTTTGGTGACGGGGAGGGTTGTGATTTTGGCGGTGGTGATGGTAGAGAAGGAGAGAATTTGGTGCCAGAGACGCAGAGTAGGAGTGCGTGGCGGGAGGGTGTGGGATTTGGGAATGGGAATGGCGGGCGTTTTGGGAATGATAATGTCGGTGGTGATGGTAGTGATGGTAATGTTAGAGGTGAGCAATTGTTGCACGAACAAATGCCGTTTACTTCTTTGCTTATGCTGCCGACGGAGGTGGGTGTCAAGTCTAATGGAAAACTTGTCGGTGAGGATATAATGTGGGACAGTAATGCCAATGCTCATGGCACTCAG ATATGGGATTTTCATTTAGGGCAACTGAGGAGTCATGATGAATCTGGCCAATTAGAAATCGAGTATGGTGCAAACGACGCAGGATTTGTGATCAAGAATTTCGGTGAACCAATGAAAGAAACATCTTTAACCAACACGAAAATGTTGGGAAACATGTACCAGATGAATTGCTCCATCGTGCATGATGATATGGCATCATTTAAT AACAACTTAAATAATAACTTAACATCCAGCCAGGGACCAGCAACATCTGAAAGTAACAACCTCCCTATTGCAAAAGTGTTGTCAGGCACAGCTTTTTGTAAACCAAAATGTTCAGGTAGCTCTAAAGATGTCCAGTTCATGGAACAGTCTATTCTCGTAAGAGGTGAAGGCTTCAGAACAGAAGCAGCAACCAAGGTTGACATGGAGCTGTTGGTGCGGAATAGAGGTGATGCTATGCAACGttacaaggagaagaagaaaacccgAAG ATATGATAAGCACATACGGTATGAATCAAGAAAGGCGAGAGCTGATACCAGGAAGCGAGTGAAGGGTCGATTTGTGAAGACAACTGAAGCTCCTGACTGTTGA